In Caproicibacterium amylolyticum, a genomic segment contains:
- the tsaE gene encoding tRNA (adenosine(37)-N6)-threonylcarbamoyltransferase complex ATPase subunit type 1 TsaE yields MTEKTVHQIKTASAAETEALGKHIAQKLQGGEVLALFGPMGMGKTAFTRGLAAGLGIEAGISSPTFALVHVYDGGRLPLYHFDMYRVEGWDDLSSTGYFDYLEDGGVLVIEWSENIEAALPPEAVYLTFARGTGDDDRIITIEAPSPEIFDSL; encoded by the coding sequence ATGACAGAAAAAACAGTTCACCAAATAAAAACCGCTTCTGCCGCAGAAACGGAAGCACTCGGAAAGCACATAGCACAGAAGCTGCAGGGCGGAGAAGTGCTGGCATTGTTTGGCCCGATGGGCATGGGAAAAACCGCCTTTACCCGTGGGCTTGCTGCCGGACTGGGCATTGAAGCAGGGATTTCCAGCCCGACTTTTGCGCTTGTGCACGTTTATGACGGTGGACGCCTGCCGCTGTATCATTTTGATATGTACCGGGTAGAAGGCTGGGATGACCTTTCCTCTACCGGTTACTTTGACTATCTGGAGGACGGCGGCGTTCTGGTGATTGAGTGGAGCGAAAACATTGAAGCTGCGCTGCCGCCGGAAGCGGTGTATCTTACATTTGCACGCGGCACGGGAGACGATGACCGCATTATTACAATAGAAGCGCCCTCTCCGGAAATTTTTGATTCTCTGTAA
- a CDS encoding GNAT family N-acetyltransferase yields MTHLGTKQLETERLILRRFTLEDTEPMFRNWASDPEVTKFLTWPTHADTSVSQKVLEQWVKDYESPADYQWAVTLKSNGDEPIGSIAAVHVDEDTQTVEIGYCIGKTWWHQGVVSEALRAVMDFFFDEVGANRVQACHDVKNPHSGMVMKKCGMQYEGTLRQFKCNNQGLADISYYAMLAADHKKI; encoded by the coding sequence ATGACACACTTGGGAACCAAACAGCTTGAAACGGAGCGCCTGATTTTACGCCGCTTTACGCTTGAAGATACCGAACCCATGTTTCGCAACTGGGCAAGTGACCCGGAAGTCACAAAATTTCTGACTTGGCCGACACACGCAGACACAAGTGTGAGTCAAAAAGTGTTGGAGCAATGGGTGAAGGATTACGAAAGTCCGGCAGACTACCAGTGGGCGGTTACACTGAAAAGCAACGGGGATGAACCGATTGGCAGCATCGCCGCAGTTCATGTAGATGAGGATACGCAAACTGTTGAAATCGGCTACTGCATCGGTAAAACCTGGTGGCATCAGGGAGTCGTTTCAGAAGCACTGCGGGCGGTCATGGATTTCTTTTTTGATGAAGTAGGTGCCAACCGCGTGCAGGCGTGCCATGACGTAAAAAATCCGCATTCCGGCATGGTTATGAAAAAATGCGGGATGCAGTATGAAGGCACCCTGCGGCAATTTAAATGCAACAACCAGGGTCTGGCAGATATTTCGTATTATGCGATGCTGGCTGCAGACCATAAAAAGATATAA
- a CDS encoding phosphotransferase family protein, whose translation MPVSMTKNQKSRVQLEHMMQQACPNSPVKILNELTEGYFNAAYEVTLQNGKQVILKIAPPPDVSVMRYEKDLMAAEVGAMRLVAEQTDCPVAKILFFDQSRTLCDSDYFVMEKLPGKSFSVLQEQLTEAEKCHIQFSAGVFNRKLNAISGERFGCFAQPEKQYTAWFPAFKSLLQDVFADAEQVSASFSVKPQLLLELLERDKSCFEQVTCPQLVHWDLWAGNIFVDNGEISGLIDFERSLWGDFLMEAGFRSWQQEPAFLRGYGLQELTLAQQIRVLWYDVYLLLINSLECDYRHYETREIFHWASKMLLETVQKLGSK comes from the coding sequence ATGCCGGTTAGCATGACAAAAAATCAAAAATCACGTGTTCAGTTGGAACACATGATGCAGCAGGCGTGCCCAAACAGTCCCGTCAAAATATTGAATGAATTGACAGAAGGATACTTCAATGCAGCGTATGAAGTCACGCTGCAAAATGGAAAACAGGTTATTTTAAAAATTGCACCGCCGCCGGATGTATCGGTCATGCGGTATGAAAAGGACCTCATGGCAGCCGAAGTTGGAGCTATGCGGCTGGTGGCAGAGCAGACGGACTGCCCGGTGGCAAAGATTCTCTTTTTCGACCAGAGCCGTACACTCTGTGATTCTGACTATTTTGTTATGGAAAAGTTGCCGGGCAAGAGTTTTTCTGTGCTGCAGGAGCAGCTGACAGAAGCGGAAAAGTGCCACATTCAGTTTTCAGCGGGTGTGTTCAACCGAAAGCTCAATGCAATTTCCGGTGAAAGATTCGGTTGCTTTGCGCAGCCGGAAAAACAATACACCGCGTGGTTCCCAGCATTTAAAAGCTTGCTGCAGGATGTTTTTGCAGATGCCGAACAGGTTTCGGCTTCGTTCAGTGTAAAGCCGCAGCTGCTGCTTGAACTGCTGGAAAGGGACAAGTCCTGCTTTGAGCAGGTAACTTGCCCGCAGTTGGTGCACTGGGACTTGTGGGCAGGAAACATTTTTGTGGACAACGGAGAAATATCCGGCCTGATTGATTTTGAGCGAAGCCTTTGGGGCGACTTTTTAATGGAAGCAGGTTTTCGCAGTTGGCAGCAGGAACCGGCATTCCTGCGTGGCTACGGTCTGCAGGAGCTGACACTGGCACAGCAGATACGGGTGCTGTGGTACGATGTTTATCTGCTGCTGATCAACAGCTTGGAGTGCGATTACCGGCACTACGAAACACGTGAGATTTTTCACTGGGCCAGTAAGATGCTTTTGGAAACTGTTCAAAAACTAGGAAGCAAATAG
- the upp gene encoding uracil phosphoribosyltransferase yields the protein MENCENVFVMDHPLIQHKLTYLRDKETGSKDFRQLVSEIAMLECYEATRDLPLKEVETQTPVAVAKTKVIAGRKLAFVPILRAGLGMVDGVLSMVPAAKVGHIGLYRDPKTLAPVEYYSKLPSDIEEREVIVLDPMLATGGSGIDAVTIIKRSHPKCIKFMCIIAAPEGIKAFTAAHPDVKLYCASVDDHLNEHGYIVPGLGDAGDRIFGTL from the coding sequence ATGGAAAACTGTGAAAATGTATTCGTTATGGACCATCCGCTGATTCAGCACAAACTGACCTACCTGCGGGACAAAGAAACAGGAAGTAAGGATTTTCGCCAGCTTGTCAGTGAGATTGCTATGCTGGAGTGCTACGAAGCCACACGTGACCTGCCGCTGAAAGAGGTTGAAACGCAGACACCGGTGGCGGTTGCTAAAACAAAGGTGATTGCCGGACGCAAGCTGGCTTTCGTGCCGATTCTGCGTGCAGGCCTTGGCATGGTGGATGGCGTGCTTTCCATGGTGCCTGCCGCAAAGGTGGGCCACATCGGACTTTACCGCGATCCCAAAACACTGGCGCCGGTCGAGTACTACAGCAAGCTGCCCAGTGACATTGAGGAGCGCGAAGTTATTGTGCTGGACCCGATGCTGGCAACAGGCGGCTCCGGCATTGATGCGGTAACAATTATTAAGCGCAGCCACCCGAAATGCATTAAGTTTATGTGCATTATTGCCGCGCCGGAAGGAATTAAGGCGTTTACAGCTGCTCACCCGGATGTAAAGCTGTACTGTGCTTCTGTGGATGACCATTTGAACGAACACGGTTACATTGTGCCGGGCCTTGGCGATGCAGGGGACCGTATTTTCGGTACACTTTGA
- the tsaB gene encoding tRNA (adenosine(37)-N6)-threonylcarbamoyltransferase complex dimerization subunit type 1 TsaB yields the protein MKILAIDCSAGAASACIWQDGKVLGECFTNVKLTHSQTLMPMICGVLEYAKVYLQQIDVFAVTAGPGSFTGVRIGVASIKGMAFAQNKPCASISTLEAMAENLRVLDCTACCVMDARCGQVYNALFEIKNGEMRRLTPDRALSIDELAAECAKYTMPVVLVGDGAELCAKSEAFETIGVRLAPEPIRFQRACGTAACAARAAESGNLVSAEELMPVYLRPPQAQRSLKVKH from the coding sequence ATGAAAATATTAGCGATTGACTGCTCTGCTGGGGCAGCCTCCGCCTGCATTTGGCAGGATGGAAAAGTATTGGGCGAATGTTTTACCAATGTCAAGCTGACTCACAGCCAGACGTTGATGCCAATGATCTGCGGTGTGCTAGAGTACGCCAAGGTGTACTTGCAGCAGATTGACGTATTTGCCGTTACTGCCGGGCCGGGTTCCTTTACTGGTGTGCGCATTGGTGTTGCAAGCATCAAGGGAATGGCGTTTGCGCAGAATAAGCCATGCGCCAGCATTTCCACGCTGGAAGCAATGGCGGAAAATCTGCGGGTGCTGGACTGCACTGCCTGCTGTGTGATGGATGCCCGCTGCGGGCAGGTTTACAATGCCTTATTTGAAATTAAAAACGGTGAAATGCGCCGTCTGACACCGGACAGGGCCTTGTCCATTGACGAACTGGCGGCAGAGTGCGCCAAATATACGATGCCAGTAGTGTTAGTTGGCGACGGCGCGGAACTTTGCGCAAAATCAGAGGCTTTTGAGACGATCGGGGTCCGCCTTGCGCCGGAACCGATTCGCTTTCAGCGTGCGTGTGGTACAGCCGCCTGTGCCGCGCGTGCAGCGGAATCAGGCAATCTGGTTTCTGCGGAAGAGCTGATGCCGGTCTATCTGCGCCCGCCGCAGGCACAGCGCTCTTTAAAAGTGAAGCATTGA
- the pglX gene encoding BREX-1 system adenine-specific DNA-methyltransferase PglX has protein sequence MEKAAVCALAQKARASLEKSAHLCLQALRGPRLPEGAGLQQDLLLRKASKLGEDALCRNAAYRFFMQLAGIRYMEANGYLPYRVLTPAADGSIPEIMEHWLKSHEDTLDRDALFTELFRSECARLHDCMPDFFPSPDCDDLLLSLSCTHGTTKLLAESLPENDWQNNVEIIGWLYQYYHLEEKDNAIDVYRGAVKMRDVPAATQFFTTDWVVQYMVQNTLGRVWLESHPDSRLRTQMPYYLDTPQKTTRRPMQPQELRLLDPCMGSGHILVYAFELLLKIYAECGISAAEAAPQILKNNLWGLDIDEHSRQLAAFALLMKARACDPAVFDKRPVLHLCAVHGSKGISRDVLHFAANEDEALDDDLHRMVTAYRGAQQFGSLLHAPHVDLALLKARFETIHRELWPGDLFKMEARRLALETLLPLLLQTEVLANQYDAVVTNPPYLNHMAKPLRKFVDTNWPKYNNDLFAVFMVRNFDFCKPNGYCGFMTPFVWMFIKSYVHLRRFLADEKSVSSLVQMEYSAFEEATVPVCTFVLQNKKEEDPGRYLKLTAFTGGMEEMGRRVAQAAAHPGSTWDYEARLSDFLQIPGNPFAYWAGGSIARVFRQGTPLGDSAEICNGLFTCSNQRFLRLWWEVDQDNIDFSCKDAQDCRESLCRWFPYNKGGAYRKWYGNQDWVVDFADFGTEIRSYRVKSGQSAAMPGRQHYFEESLSWGFVSSSKFGVRAYPAGFIFDIAGSSLFPKPQDKLYRLGFLGSSTAYQFLQVLNPTLNCQVGDIARLPVLEAGDRSGIETLVAENITLCRADWDEQETSWNFTGHPLVLAKGTTLKEAQADRQRTSAAHAKRLKENEEAINRHFATLYGTGAPVTVESHDLSIHPADPAQDAQTLLSYFVGVFFGRFACDFWQPPTGTPVLLLEEAPQLFTEFLEARFGTGAADELALLLGKGTTAYVLKRWFTRTFFRSHCQMYRKRPLYWQTCCGKPALLYYHGDLTASLCFLAALAPEEKKLKALAAHPPVFDRNDGIPVNFAKLQPILRKI, from the coding sequence ATGGAAAAAGCAGCCGTCTGTGCGCTGGCACAGAAAGCACGTGCCAGTCTGGAAAAATCAGCACATCTCTGCCTGCAAGCCCTGCGCGGTCCGCGCCTGCCGGAGGGAGCCGGGCTGCAGCAGGATTTGCTGCTGCGCAAAGCATCCAAATTGGGGGAGGATGCCCTTTGCAGAAATGCGGCCTACCGCTTTTTCATGCAGCTTGCCGGAATCCGCTATATGGAAGCAAACGGATATCTGCCGTATCGCGTGCTAACTCCCGCGGCTGACGGCAGCATCCCGGAAATTATGGAGCACTGGCTGAAAAGCCATGAAGACACACTGGACCGTGATGCGCTGTTTACGGAGCTGTTTCGCAGCGAATGTGCCCGCCTGCATGATTGCATGCCGGATTTTTTTCCCAGCCCGGACTGTGATGACCTTCTGCTCTCCCTCAGTTGCACGCATGGTACAACAAAACTTCTTGCAGAAAGCCTGCCAGAAAACGACTGGCAAAATAATGTTGAAATCATTGGTTGGCTGTATCAATATTATCACTTGGAAGAAAAAGACAATGCCATTGATGTTTACCGTGGTGCAGTCAAAATGCGGGATGTGCCGGCTGCCACCCAGTTCTTTACTACTGACTGGGTAGTGCAGTACATGGTACAGAACACCCTTGGGCGTGTCTGGCTGGAAAGCCACCCCGACAGCCGTCTGCGCACGCAGATGCCTTACTATCTGGACACCCCGCAGAAAACCACCCGCCGCCCCATGCAACCGCAGGAGCTTCGCCTGCTGGACCCTTGCATGGGCAGTGGACACATTCTGGTGTATGCATTTGAACTGCTGCTGAAAATCTATGCGGAATGCGGTATTTCTGCGGCGGAAGCGGCACCGCAGATTTTAAAAAACAATCTTTGGGGTTTGGACATCGATGAGCACAGCCGCCAGCTTGCCGCCTTTGCCCTACTGATGAAAGCACGAGCCTGCGACCCGGCTGTTTTTGACAAACGCCCCGTACTGCACCTGTGTGCTGTTCACGGAAGTAAGGGCATTTCCAGAGATGTTCTGCACTTTGCGGCAAACGAAGATGAAGCGCTGGATGATGACCTGCACCGCATGGTAACCGCTTACCGCGGCGCCCAACAGTTCGGCTCTCTGCTGCACGCACCGCACGTGGACCTAGCACTGCTGAAAGCACGCTTTGAAACCATTCACCGGGAACTTTGGCCAGGTGATTTATTTAAGATGGAAGCCCGCAGACTGGCGCTGGAAACGCTGCTGCCGCTGCTGCTGCAGACGGAGGTCCTTGCTAACCAGTACGATGCTGTGGTAACAAATCCGCCCTATTTGAATCACATGGCAAAACCGCTGCGCAAATTTGTGGACACCAACTGGCCGAAATACAACAATGACCTTTTCGCGGTATTCATGGTGCGTAATTTTGACTTCTGCAAACCAAACGGCTACTGCGGCTTTATGACGCCGTTTGTTTGGATGTTCATTAAAAGCTATGTTCATCTGCGCCGGTTTCTTGCGGACGAAAAATCTGTTTCATCCCTTGTACAGATGGAATACTCCGCATTTGAGGAAGCAACCGTACCAGTATGTACGTTCGTACTGCAAAATAAAAAAGAAGAAGATCCCGGCCGTTACCTGAAGCTGACTGCCTTTACCGGCGGTATGGAGGAGATGGGGCGCCGTGTGGCACAGGCTGCCGCGCACCCCGGCAGTACATGGGATTACGAAGCACGCCTTTCTGATTTTCTGCAGATTCCCGGCAATCCCTTTGCCTACTGGGCAGGCGGCAGCATTGCACGTGTGTTCCGTCAGGGAACGCCGCTTGGCGACTCCGCTGAAATCTGCAACGGCCTGTTCACCTGCAGCAATCAGCGTTTTCTGCGCCTGTGGTGGGAAGTTGATCAGGACAACATTGATTTTTCCTGCAAAGACGCACAGGACTGCCGCGAAAGCCTTTGCCGATGGTTTCCCTACAACAAAGGCGGTGCCTACCGAAAATGGTACGGCAATCAGGACTGGGTGGTGGATTTTGCGGACTTCGGTACTGAAATCCGCAGCTACCGCGTGAAAAGCGGGCAAAGTGCCGCCATGCCCGGACGGCAGCATTACTTTGAGGAAAGTTTAAGCTGGGGTTTTGTCAGTTCCAGTAAATTCGGCGTACGTGCCTACCCCGCGGGATTTATTTTCGACATTGCGGGTTCCTCTCTGTTTCCAAAACCGCAGGATAAACTTTACCGGCTCGGTTTTCTGGGCAGTTCCACCGCGTATCAGTTTTTGCAGGTGCTGAATCCAACGCTGAACTGCCAGGTTGGGGACATTGCCCGCCTGCCGGTACTGGAAGCCGGTGACCGCTCCGGCATAGAAACGCTTGTTGCCGAAAATATTACCCTTTGCCGTGCGGATTGGGATGAACAGGAAACCAGTTGGAATTTCACCGGCCACCCGCTTGTTCTCGCCAAAGGTACAACGCTCAAAGAAGCGCAGGCAGACCGGCAGAGGACTTCTGCCGCCCACGCAAAACGTTTAAAAGAAAATGAGGAAGCCATTAACCGGCATTTTGCCACGCTGTACGGCACCGGCGCGCCGGTCACTGTGGAAAGCCATGACCTTTCCATCCATCCGGCTGACCCTGCTCAGGATGCGCAGACGCTTCTTTCTTACTTTGTCGGTGTGTTTTTCGGGCGGTTCGCCTGCGATTTCTGGCAGCCGCCAACTGGTACGCCTGTGCTACTTCTGGAGGAAGCGCCGCAGCTGTTCACAGAATTTTTGGAAGCTCGCTTCGGTACCGGTGCTGCGGACGAACTTGCTCTGCTGCTCGGCAAAGGCACCACCGCTTATGTTTTAAAGCGCTGGTTTACCCGCACGTTTTTCCGAAGCCACTGCCAAATGTACCGCAAGCGTCCCCTTTACTGGCAGACCTGCTGCGGTAAACCGGCGCTGCTGTACTACCATGGCGACCTCACGGCATCGCTGTGTTTTCTTGCCGCACTTGCGCCGGAGGAAAAGAAGCTGAAAGCATTGGCAGCACATCCACCGGTGTTTGACCGAAACGACGGCATCCCTGTGAACTTTGCTAAGCTGCAGCCGATTCTGCGGAAAATTTAA
- the rpiB gene encoding ribose 5-phosphate isomerase B translates to MLAIGCDHGGFQLKKVIESYLESRGIEYQDFGTDSEESVDYPPIAAKVAHSVAEGQCERAILCCGTGIGMSIAANKVNGVRAAVCTETYSTEMTRRHNNCNCLCLGGRVLNAEQAVELVGIYLDTPYEGGRHQRRLDEITAIENGDL, encoded by the coding sequence ATGTTAGCTATTGGTTGCGACCACGGTGGATTTCAGTTAAAAAAAGTAATTGAAAGTTATCTCGAAAGCCGCGGGATTGAATATCAGGATTTTGGAACAGACAGTGAAGAAAGCGTGGATTATCCGCCGATTGCGGCAAAAGTTGCCCATAGTGTGGCAGAGGGACAGTGCGAACGCGCAATCCTCTGCTGTGGCACCGGCATTGGTATGTCCATTGCGGCTAATAAGGTGAACGGTGTCCGCGCAGCAGTCTGCACGGAAACCTACAGTACGGAAATGACCCGCCGCCACAACAACTGCAACTGCCTTTGCCTTGGCGGCCGTGTGCTGAACGCGGAGCAGGCAGTGGAACTTGTTGGAATCTATTTGGATACCCCATACGAGGGTGGCCGTCACCAGCGCCGTCTGGATGAAATTACTGCAATTGAAAACGGAGATCTTTGA
- a CDS encoding methyltransferase domain-containing protein yields MQKWDSKQYLKFQAERTQPAADLAARLTAAEPARIVDIGCGPGNSTAVLRQKYPYAQIIGADSSPDMLKTAAKEHSGIDFRLCNVPQELPSLGQNFDIVFSNACIQWIPDNAGLLKAMLRMLRPGGMLAVQVPVNQTEPIYKIIFAIAESEKWKQKFAQPRIFHTLSAEKYFDVLAENASDFTMWQTTYFHRMHSYNEIIEWYRGTGLRPYLSVLNAAEKAELESEVLAGVKKAYPMQKNGEIIFRFPRLFFTAVK; encoded by the coding sequence TTGCAGAAGTGGGATTCAAAACAGTATTTAAAGTTTCAGGCAGAACGCACACAGCCTGCGGCCGATTTGGCGGCACGGCTGACTGCGGCGGAACCCGCGCGGATTGTTGACATCGGCTGCGGCCCGGGAAACAGCACAGCAGTTTTGCGGCAGAAGTATCCGTACGCGCAGATTATCGGTGCGGACAGTTCACCGGATATGTTGAAAACAGCCGCAAAGGAACACAGCGGCATTGATTTCCGGCTTTGCAATGTTCCGCAAGAACTGCCATCGCTTGGTCAAAATTTTGATATCGTGTTTTCCAACGCGTGCATCCAGTGGATACCGGACAACGCCGGTTTATTGAAAGCAATGCTGCGAATGCTTCGTCCCGGCGGCATGCTGGCGGTGCAGGTGCCGGTCAATCAGACGGAACCGATTTATAAGATTATTTTTGCGATTGCGGAAAGTGAAAAATGGAAGCAAAAGTTTGCACAGCCGCGCATTTTTCATACCCTTTCTGCTGAAAAATATTTTGACGTGCTTGCCGAAAATGCATCGGATTTTACAATGTGGCAGACAACGTATTTTCACCGAATGCATTCTTACAATGAAATTATTGAGTGGTATCGCGGCACCGGCCTGCGCCCTTATCTCAGTGTTCTAAATGCCGCGGAGAAAGCAGAACTGGAAAGTGAAGTGCTTGCGGGGGTGAAGAAAGCATATCCCATGCAGAAAAATGGTGAAATCATCTTCCGGTTTCCGCGTCTTTTCTTCACCGCGGTCAAGTAA
- a CDS encoding homocysteine S-methyltransferase family protein: protein MTSIREQLGKRMIFCDGGMGTMLQKAGLAAGETPELWNFTHPEVLTRIHTEYAKAGADIVTANTFGANSIKLECKEYSVKETITRAVHLVKDAAAPLGKWTALDIGPTGRLLEPMGDLSFEDAYHAFQEAAEAGEAAGADVILIETMSDTLEMKAALLACKENTSLPVFATMTFDAKGKLLTGGDIPAAAVLLQSLHADAVGFNCGLGPQQMIDFLPKLREYTDLPILIQPNAGLPQVENGETVYLVGPEEFAADSEKLWEGGACVLGGCCGTTPAHIKALVEKLSGKTPKSLPHSTKTVVSSYSHAVTLGGRTQLIGERINPTGKKRLQQALREDDIGYLLREGIAQQDAGADILDVNVGLPEIDEPKLLTEAVQALQGVTDLPLQIDTSDPVAMEQALRIYNGKPLLNSVNGKQEIMDSVFPLVKKYGCAVIALTLDETGIPETAEGRFAIAKKIVREAAKYGIPKRDIIIDALAMTISASQEAAQVTLQTLRMVREKLGLHTSLGVSNISFGLPHRERVTSAFFTMAMQAGLSAAIINPKSEAIMDAWRSFNALMCYDKNCIQYIEYYKDLPKTGAQKPAALPTGNALAVAANALVAAGNALAAAAGQKVELTGKVSVPFDIAVPAAATEKGPAGKSKKSALYHAVAKGLQDDARTAAADALKTAEPLDVIQNELVPALDEVGTGYESGKLFLPQLLMSADAATAAFEVIRSTLQAGGQKAEKKGTIVLATVKGDIHDIGKNIVKVLLENYDYNVIDLGRDVDPQTVVDAVKENDAPLCGLSALMTTTVVSMEKTIALLHEQCPTCKVMVGGAVLTQEYADQIHADCYSKDAMGSVRYAATVFG from the coding sequence ATGACATCCATACGGGAACAGCTTGGAAAACGAATGATTTTCTGTGACGGCGGCATGGGTACCATGCTGCAGAAAGCGGGTCTTGCCGCAGGCGAAACGCCGGAACTGTGGAACTTTACGCATCCGGAGGTACTCACTCGGATTCACACAGAATACGCGAAAGCCGGCGCCGATATTGTGACCGCAAATACATTCGGTGCCAATTCCATTAAACTGGAGTGTAAAGAATATTCCGTAAAAGAAACCATTACGCGGGCTGTTCACTTGGTGAAAGATGCCGCTGCACCGCTTGGCAAATGGACAGCGCTGGACATCGGCCCAACCGGCCGCCTGCTGGAACCGATGGGTGACCTTTCTTTTGAAGACGCCTACCACGCCTTTCAGGAAGCCGCCGAAGCCGGTGAAGCGGCAGGCGCGGATGTGATTCTGATTGAAACCATGAGTGACACACTGGAAATGAAAGCGGCGCTGCTCGCCTGCAAAGAAAACACCTCCCTGCCGGTCTTTGCTACCATGACCTTTGACGCAAAAGGCAAGCTGCTGACCGGCGGCGACATTCCCGCCGCGGCGGTTCTGCTGCAAAGCCTGCACGCAGACGCAGTCGGCTTTAACTGCGGGCTCGGCCCGCAGCAGATGATTGACTTCCTGCCAAAGCTGCGGGAGTACACGGACTTGCCGATTCTGATTCAGCCGAATGCGGGACTGCCGCAGGTGGAAAACGGCGAAACCGTTTATCTTGTCGGGCCGGAGGAATTTGCGGCGGATTCTGAAAAGCTCTGGGAGGGCGGCGCCTGTGTTCTGGGCGGCTGCTGCGGCACTACCCCAGCACATATCAAAGCACTGGTTGAAAAACTTTCCGGCAAGACGCCAAAGTCACTTCCCCACAGCACCAAAACGGTTGTGTCCTCTTACAGCCATGCCGTCACACTGGGCGGACGCACGCAGCTGATTGGCGAACGCATCAACCCAACCGGCAAAAAACGACTTCAGCAGGCACTGCGTGAAGATGACATCGGCTACCTACTGCGGGAGGGCATTGCACAGCAGGATGCTGGTGCGGACATTCTGGATGTGAATGTCGGCCTGCCGGAAATTGACGAGCCAAAGCTGTTAACCGAAGCGGTTCAGGCGCTGCAGGGTGTTACCGACCTGCCGCTGCAGATTGACACCAGTGATCCCGTGGCAATGGAGCAGGCACTGCGCATTTACAACGGCAAACCGCTTTTAAATTCCGTAAACGGCAAGCAGGAAATTATGGATTCCGTATTCCCGCTGGTAAAAAAATACGGCTGCGCAGTAATTGCCCTCACACTGGATGAAACCGGGATACCGGAAACTGCAGAGGGACGCTTTGCCATTGCGAAAAAAATTGTACGGGAAGCAGCAAAATACGGAATTCCGAAACGCGACATCATCATTGACGCACTGGCCATGACCATTTCTGCCAGTCAGGAAGCCGCACAGGTTACTTTGCAGACACTCCGCATGGTGCGTGAAAAGCTGGGCCTGCACACCAGCCTTGGCGTTTCCAATATTTCATTTGGGCTGCCGCACCGCGAGCGTGTTACCTCTGCGTTCTTTACCATGGCAATGCAGGCAGGACTTTCCGCCGCCATCATCAACCCCAAAAGTGAAGCAATTATGGACGCATGGCGCAGTTTTAACGCGTTGATGTGCTATGACAAAAACTGCATTCAGTACATTGAATATTACAAGGATTTGCCGAAAACAGGCGCACAGAAGCCCGCCGCACTCCCCACCGGAAACGCGCTGGCGGTGGCTGCAAACGCGTTGGTCGCCGCAGGCAACGCCCTTGCCGCCGCTGCCGGACAAAAAGTGGAACTTACAGGTAAAGTATCTGTTCCTTTTGACATTGCGGTCCCTGCCGCTGCAACGGAAAAGGGACCTGCAGGCAAAAGCAAAAAATCCGCGCTTTATCACGCGGTCGCTAAAGGTTTACAGGACGATGCCCGCACTGCCGCCGCAGATGCTTTAAAAACGGCTGAACCACTGGACGTCATTCAAAACGAACTGGTGCCCGCACTGGATGAAGTCGGCACCGGCTACGAAAGCGGCAAACTTTTTCTGCCACAGCTTTTGATGAGTGCGGACGCCGCTACTGCCGCATTTGAAGTAATTCGCAGCACGCTGCAGGCAGGCGGTCAGAAGGCTGAAAAGAAGGGAACCATTGTGCTTGCCACCGTGAAAGGTGACATCCATGATATTGGTAAAAATATTGTAAAAGTTTTATTGGAAAATTACGACTACAACGTCATTGACTTAGGCCGTGACGTTGACCCGCAGACAGTCGTGGATGCTGTAAAGGAAAACGACGCACCTCTGTGCGGCCTTTCCGCACTGATGACAACTACGGTAGTCAGTATGGAAAAGACGATTGCACTGCTGCATGAACAGTGCCCAACCTGCAAAGTAATGGTCGGTGGTGCAGTATTGACGCAGGAGTACGCTGACCAAATTCACGCCGACTGCTACAGCAAAGACGCCATGGGTTCGGTACGCTACGCCGCCACGGTTTTCGGATAA